The genomic stretch AAGACATAAGATTATCCACACAGGTGAGAAACCATATGCCTGTGAAGTTTGTGGGGTggcgttttactttttttgtcatcTGAAAACACACAAGGCAATCCACGCTGGTGAAAAACACACCTGTAATGTTTGTGGGAAGGATTTCTCTCTCCTTAAACATCTGAAAGGACACAAAAGGATCCACTCAGGTGAAAAACCTCATTCCTGTGATGTTTGTGGGAAGAGTTTTTTACGAGCTAATGACCTAAGAAAGCACAAGATGATCCACACAGGTGAGAAACATTATGTCTGCGAAATTTGTGGGAAGGCTTTCTATGAAAGAAGTTTCTtaaacagacacaggaagactCACACAGGTGAGAAACCGTATGTCTGTGATACTTGTGGGGTGCGGTATGCTACTAACGCTGCCCTTATAAATCacaagaggacacacacaggtgaacaatcttatgcatgtaatgtgtgtggaGTAGCATTCTCTGACACTGTTCATTTGAAGAAACACATGAAATTTATCCACAAAAGTGAAAAAGCTTACTCCTGTGATGTTTGTGGGAAGGCTTTCTGTGTTAAAAATGTGCTAAAACGACACATGAGGACCCATACAAGTGAGAAATCTTATCCCTTTGATATTTGTGGAGTACAGTGTGCGACTAGCATTTCCCTTATAAATCACAAGAGGACTGACACAAGTGAACAATCTTatacatgtgatgtgtgtggagtgGCATTTTCTGACACTGCTCAGCTGAAGAAACACATGAAATTTATCCACAAAAGTGAAAAATTTTACTCCTGTGATGTTTGTGGGAAGGCTTTCTCTCGACCAGCACAGTTAAAAGAACACAAAATGATCCACTCGGTTGAAAAACCTCATTGCTGTGAAGTTTGTGGGAGGAACTTTTTACAAGCTAGAGCTTTAAGGAAACACAGGATGATCCACACAGGTGAGAAATCTTATGTCTGTGAAGTCTGTGAGAAGGCTTTCCATGAAAGAAGTTCATATAAAATACACAAGAGGACCCACACAGGTGAGAAACCTTATACTTGTGAATTTTGTGAAATTTGTGGGGTGGCTTTCAATACTACCAGTCTGTTGAACAAACACAAGGAGACCCACACAGGTGAACAATCTTGTAATGTTTGTGGGGTAGCATTTTCTGACGCTGCTCAGTTGAAGAAACACATGAAATTTACCCATGAAAAATCTTACTCCTGTGATGTTTGTGGGAAGGCTTTCTCTCGAGCTATAGTCTTAAAAAGACACAAAAGGATCCACTCAGGTGAAAAGCCTTATTCTTGTGATGTCTGTGAGAAACATTTTTTACGACCTAGTGACTTAAAAAGACACAAAATGGTACACACAGGTGAGAAACCTTACTCTTGTGATGTTTGTAAGTTCAaggctgtctgtccatctgcattaaaaatacacaaaatgaTCCATTCAGGTGAAAAACCTTATtcctgtgatgtctgtgggtgGAACTTTCTACGTGCTGGAGACTTGAATTCGCACAAGAGAATCCACACAGGTGAGAAACCTTTCACTTGTGATATTTGTGGAAAAGCTTTCCGTCGATCTTGTGACAGGagtaaacacagaaaaaaaatgcactcACACGAAAAAAACCTTTCTTCTTATGATGTTTGTGATGTTGCTGTTTCCATGAAGAGTGCCCAAATAAAAGAAGCTTGTGATGAACTAGCTTCCTTGCAGACACACTCCAAGACTGTCTATGCAGGCGACAAACCATATACCTGTGTTGTCTGTAAGGAAGCTTTCCATCAATATGATGACTTAAAAAGACACCAAAGGCTCCAGTCAGGGAAGAAAACATATGTTTGCAATGTTTGTAACACACCTTTCCATCAGTCAGATGACTTACGCAGACACAAGAAGATTCATGCAAGTGAGAGACCTTTTCAGTGTGATGTTTGTGGGAAGGCTTTCTCTCATATGTCAAAGTTAAATTCACACAAAATAATCCACTCAGGTGAAAAGCCTCATTCTTGTGATGTCTGTGGGAAGAAGTTTGTACGTGCCGGAGAATTAAAAGCACACAAGAGAATCCACACAGGTGAGAAACCTTTCATTTGTGATATTTGTGGAGCAGCTTTCTGTCGATCTAGTGTCATGTATAGGCACAGAAGGACCCACTCATGAGAAAAATTGTATTGGTGTGAAGTTTATCTGGCTGTGAGGAGTGCCCAAAGTGCACATGAGGAATCATTTAAGTGAGAAACCTTATTCCTTTGATATTTGTAGGGTGGTGGTCTCTGCAGTTGGTCAGTTACTAGAAGTTAGTTTCAGtttttgaaggaggtgtcactgcattcagacaagtcCATTTAGACATATGCTGCACCACGTCTGCTGGGCAGAGAGAtgtctgaccatcagcataacccaatacgtttgtcaggccttgagtgcatgcacattatttgtgcacctgtcagagtggatttctttctacagAATCATGCCACAAGACAATGCTTTCATTGCCTTGGGTTCATTTCAGTGATCCAAGTGGATGCTGctcacagaacctcggtttatcatctcatctaaatgactaaaaagctcattttgattttgcagtcaaactttggagaaagggacAGGCTGGGATTTGAATCCAGATCCTCACAGACACGGTATTGACAGATTGGTGTTTTAGCCATTCTGCTTCTTCAATGGTCATTTAAAACTGCGGAAGGTCAGGTGAAAACTTTATTCTTGCGACATTTGTGGGACAGCTTTCTCTTGCAGCAGGAGCTTAAAGATACACACATAAAACCACATGGAAGAAAGGTTTTTGAGATTTTCATTGATACCGTCTGTAAAGACACAAGGAAACCCACATTGATGTAAAACTTATTCCTGTGATGCTGTGATGAGTCTTTCCTTCAGACTGGTCACCTAACAGAACACAAAAGGAAGCATGCAGGAAAAACGTTTCTTACCAGACTGATCAATATTTGTGGGATGTTTTATTGGCAGTAGTTTTCTAACAAACCACAAGAGGACCAACACATACGAGaaacccccctttaaaaaaaaaaaaattcttgtgatGTTTGTGGGAAGGCTTTGTCAGAGACTGGTAGTTTCAATTCACACACAATGATTTCCACAGGAGTGAAAAACTGTATGATGATCCACTGACCACTGTACAAAAAAGGAAACTGAAGTGGTATGGCCACGTCCTGCGTTTATCAGGACTGgtcaagaccttcctgcagggaacagtgcagggagcaaggagaagaggcaggcaggaGAAGCGATAGGAcaacatctcagagtggacaggtctaactctgagtgagacaggacagacaaccatgaaggatggaggaggctggttgctgAATGTGCAGTGCCCCCATGGTTGACGAGACTAtgggatagatagatatggacagAATCTGGAAAGAAAGTATGAAGTGAATAGAGTTTTTATTGCATCATCCGTATCTCCAGATTGAACTAATTCATTTGAAGTTGAACTCACTAATGGCAGTTTGAGAAACTTTTATCTTATGAtctttcatactatgtttagaaTCAATATTGAAATCTAAGTTTCTTAAATTGCTTGTGGATGCGATATCATGGGAACCTACTTTTTAACTGACGACTGAAGAGTACAAGATGGAGACAAGCTGAGAATCGAAAAGTGAATAGATTCTGTTTATCAATATGAATTGTAGTTTGTTATTGTTCATCCAGCTTTTTAAATATATAGTCTATGAATTTTTCTTGATCATGAAGAATTTCTTGTGCATTTTCTGGTGGGGCTGATTTTTTTACTTGAATGTCATCTGCAAGCAACTGATGAGCAACTAAGTTGTTCTGGATGATATCAGACAGAAGGGTGGTATTCATAATGAACAAAATGGGACCAAGCGCTGAGCCTTGTAGGACACCAAAAAGAAGAGGGGTTGGAGAGGATGTGAAATTGTTGACAGACTTCAACTGTTTCCTGTATTCTTGTGATGTGTATGGGAAAGCTTTCTCACAGACTGTTCGGTTGAATTAAATAGCACAAGGGAATCCATGCTTTATTCCATAAACAACATAATGGATCCAGTTGCATACATGTGAATAATTCAATCCTGTGATGTATGTGGGAGTAACTTTTTATGAGTTGAGATAAATGTTTTAGTGtgtatgttatagtgtgccagcagtgtcacccccaccacccacactctgtcccctcccccctccccacccctccttcttatctcccttcccgctccgtccaaagcccagtctttgaggttgcaccaacacccgcgccaccctccctcctcacccctactccctagtcggccctctttggtcagcaaCGCGgcggcgtcacccgccccagctataggaacacgtgcagttacgtgatgtctgccgccatccccgtgctgagcagaacatcccgtgtggcggcctgtctttcaagtcgttccccatctccccttccacgaacgcagCTGAGGTGGATGGCAGGACTTCGGGATGAAGCTAGGGGGAATTTATGCAAAATCTATCCTCGACCCGGTCAGCATGATGCTCTGATGTTGTGTCTTCCTCACAGTGTTTTGTGGAAAGATGATTTTCAAACATGTATTCTAAGGAACATAAATGCCTTTTAGTTTTATGGTATATACTGTGTAGAGGACCATGTATTTAGATTATAATGTGTGCTTAATTGCTTGATATTTTTGACTGAGTAAACTGGCAAAATGCGTATATCTATAGAACTTTTCTTCTGGAGAGGATATTGTGAAAAGTGGAATGGAGATATAAGGCATGTTGTCAAAAACTATCACTGTCTCAGCACCTAGGGTGATCAGTTCAAAAAGTGGAACATTGTTGTCTGTATAAATTAAAGTAAATTACATAATGAACATCAAAAACACGCTCAATTTATTTGATTGACATAACACATTAGATTAGTCTAGATAATCCAATTTATGTACAGTCAGTATGAATTGTATTGACttactttttctcacaacagatttctttgagtGAAATTTGGGAGCATGTTGTCACAGTGCAGCACtacactgtgcgtgcgtgcgtgttttactATCTTTAATCTGCTAcactatagaagtggattttttcttcagaattttgccagggacaacccttctattgttgtgggttcttttacatgcgctaagtgcatgctgcacatgggaccttggtttattttcTCTTCTGAATGAACGCATGGTTTGATGTTTTTTCAATTcaaatttattcatttgtttattcataatATTTTTTAATGCAGATAATTCATAAAATGAGTGATCAGTATCTTTGGAAGGAATATTTGAATGCCTCAGGTTTCTGTTCTCTCACAGATTGTTTCCCCCCTTACTACAGTTAATAAGTTGGGGATAGGGGATACAACCTTTAGTAGCAATGATCATTGTGTCACCTCCAAAACTGTGTTCTGCTTCCTTTTGTGTGCTTGATCAGTTAACTTTATATATtaagtttgtaaagtgcttctgttttttttttctgctactgTTATAGCATTATATAAAAATGAATTAATGTGATGtttttgtattcattttatttttttaaatgtgtaagTCACTAAGTCAGTTTGTGTGGAATAAAAAGTttgtgaagaagagggagaagtgtATGAATATCATTATTTATATATGTGAGTAGCATGCATGAGACCAAAAGGAAACCTAACTTGATAACAGCCTAAATGATTTACAACTGATGAGCTTAATTAACAAGTTGTAAAATATACAAATAGCAAGTTTCttaacttttgtttcttttacaagggacacaacttcaaagcattataaaaaaaaaaatcaaaaaaaatcaattacTATGTTTTTGTATTAATtgtatttttttaatgtgtaagTTTGGAATAAAAGTGTGTGAAAAAGATGGGGGGAGTGTATGAATATGTATACAAGAATATATGTGAGTACAAGCATGTATGAGACTAAAAATGAAACCTAACTGTTccttatttgcatttgtatttgtttttatcacaacagatttctctgtgtgaaattcgggctgctctccccagagagagcgtgtcactacactacagtgacacctttttttctttttttttcctgcatgcagtttttgttgttattttttgttttttcctatctaagtggttttttctacataattttgccaggaacaacccttttgatgccatgggttcttttatgtggctaagtgcatactgcacacaggaactcagtttaccatctcatccgaatgactagcgtccagaccaccactcaaggtctagtggagggagagaaattggcggctgagccatgattcgaaccaacaagctcagattctctcgct from Babylonia areolata isolate BAREFJ2019XMU chromosome 33, ASM4173473v1, whole genome shotgun sequence encodes the following:
- the LOC143276966 gene encoding uncharacterized protein LOC143276966, which encodes MTATVRHDAFRSESMSFRGEDQNQPAGEQQKQAPPLLVEEKPKGRPPALYVIVPPESDFSWSLLNTGPSSSALTLLSRVKHQGKKLQPVLPKPFTPGYGADGHIEKTVIGDRKAVRVTEDKADDEDDSDKNNKEKKSWQHVCETCSKVFSDAGDLEAHKKSHTMHSHEKLFNVGGNLVSIGNGLVMDKETDTGKNPYFSDACELMVPAADQLNPQEKTQTDDKPYSCDICGMGFSHTSHLQLHKKILHTAKTYVCDVCGEAFSQSGYLEKHKMTHAGEKPYSCSICGKTFPWKYKVKKHMKRHTSEKPYMCDVCGKAFYHVCYLNKHKVIHTSDKPFICNICGVTFSTSACLKKHKRIHAGGKPYSCGICGKAFSQPHMIRIHKMIHSRKKPHSCDICGRKFLHAAEVRRHKIIHTGEKPYACEVCGVAFYFFCHLKTHKAIHAGEKHTCNVCGKDFSLLKHLKGHKRIHSGEKPHSCDVCGKSFLRANDLRKHKMIHTGEKHYVCEICGKAFYERSFLNRHRKTHTGEKPYVCDTCGVRYATNAALINHKRTHTGEQSYACNVCGVAFSDTVHLKKHMKFIHKSEKAYSCDVCGKAFCVKNVLKRHMRTHTSEKSYPFDICGVQCATSISLINHKRTDTSEQSYTCDVCGVAFSDTAQLKKHMKFIHKSEKFYSCDVCGKAFSRPAQLKEHKMIHSVEKPHCCEVCGRNFLQARALRKHRMIHTGEKSYVCEVCEKAFHERSSYKIHKRTHTGEKPYTCEFCEICGVAFNTTSLLNKHKETHTGEQSCNVCGVAFSDAAQLKKHMKFTHEKSYSCDVCGKAFSRAIVLKRHKRIHSGEKPYSCDVCEKHFLRPSDLKRHKMVHTGEKPYSCDVCKFKAVCPSALKIHKMIHSGEKPYSCDVCGWNFLRAGDLNSHKRIHTGEKPFTCDICGKAFRRSCDRSKHRKKMHSHEKNLSSYDVCDVAVSMKSAQIKEACDELASLQTHSKTVYAGDKPYTCVVCKEAFHQYDDLKRHQRLQSGKKTYVCNVCNTPFHQSDDLRRHKKIHASERPFQCDVCGKAFSHMSKLNSHKIIHSGEKPHSCDVCGKKFVRAGELKAHKRIHTGEKPFICDICGAAFCRSSVMYRHRRTHS